One window of Bacteroidales bacterium genomic DNA carries:
- a CDS encoding helix-turn-helix transcriptional regulator yields MYKHIGAIIKEIVKEKNISNRQFAKDMGISETYIYKIFEKEHIDFDLIDRISTILDVSLSEIMRRVIYDYDDAPDESIINEPEEKYKTEKYVLRKDFELLKEQIRNKDNQIKFLQQLFDCDEIHKKKKVG; encoded by the coding sequence ATGTATAAACATATTGGGGCTATAATCAAAGAAATTGTTAAAGAAAAGAATATTTCTAATAGACAATTTGCAAAGGATATGGGAATATCAGAAACATATATTTATAAAATATTCGAGAAAGAACATATTGATTTTGATTTAATTGACAGAATATCAACAATATTAGATGTTTCATTATCTGAAATAATGAGAAGGGTTATTTATGATTATGATGATGCACCGGATGAAAGTATTATTAATGAACCGGAAGAAAAATATAAAACTGAAAAATATGTTTTACGAAAGGATTTTGAATTGCTAAAAGAACAAATTAGAAATAAAGATAATCAAATTAAATTTCTTCAGCAACTTTTTGATTGTGATGAAATACACAAAAAAAAGAAAGTTGGTTGA